A single region of the Podospora pseudopauciseta strain CBS 411.78 chromosome 1, whole genome shotgun sequence genome encodes:
- a CDS encoding hypothetical protein (EggNog:ENOG503NUUB; COG:Q) — translation MSECCLKGFKWDGEPQGKEVEVSGQTCYVTGSNPDVGIIVIHDLYGWTFGNTRLLADSYAAEVGATVYVPNFFGGVILSADLINNPAEWGKLDLPNFMERNNKAVRGPEMVSFAKHLRTQHGKLGAIGYCYGGWAAFQLGLKSDAPLVDCIAAAHPTFLTKEEISNVGVPVQIIAPEIDPQFTEELKTYAVTEIPKLGVPFDYQYFPGLSHGFSIRGNRENPAEVKGLERARRAAVTWFKEWLV, via the exons ATGAGCGAATGCTGTTTGAAGGGCTTTAAGTGGGACGGCGAGCCGCAGGgcaaggaggttgaggtgagCGGCCAGACATGCTATGTCACTGGTTCCAACCCGGATGTAGGCATCATCGTGATTCACGATCTGTATGGCTGGACCTTTGGCAACACAAGGTTGCTCGCCGACAGCTATGCCGCAGAGGTTGGGGCGACCGTCTATGTCCCCAACTT CTTTGGTGGTGTTATTCTGTCCGCAGATCTGATCAACAACCCGGCAGAGTGGGGCAAGCTTGATCTCCCAAACTTCATGGAGAGGAACAACAAGGCCGTCCGCGGACCAGAGATGGTTTCTTTCGCGAAGCACCTCCGCACTCAGCACGGCAAGCTTGGTGCCATTGGCTATTGCTATGGTGGCTGGGCTGCTTTCCAGCTTGGTCTCAAGTCGGATGCTCCGCTCGTCGACTGCATCGCTGCGGCTCACCCAACTTTCCTGACGAAGGAGGAGATTTCCAATGTTGGCGTACCAGTGCAGATCATCGCCCCCGAAATTGATCCTCAGTTCACCGAAGAGCTCAAGACTTACGCTGTGACTGAGATCCCCAAGTTGGGTGTGCCTTTTGACTATCAGTATTTCCCTGGCCTGAGCCACGGTTTCTCCATCAGGGGTAACCGAGAGAACCCTGCTGAGGTGAAGGGTCTCGAGAGGGCGCGGAGAGCGGCGGTGACGTGGTTCAAGGAGTGGCTCGTGTAG
- a CDS encoding hypothetical protein (EggNog:ENOG503PNSN): MSSPTTTPPSPPPKVHIKITLTPPTHSFTTCSLTPLLTFTITSTAPHPITLFTFNHPLSLPSALTNRTITIHALPSRQKVETCSLRVNRPAITRIRGDADEAFYLTLYPDTPVELSTPFGRGGGVNKVRPVPKAVAEKGWEVDDEGRERKVRRSVQPTGVDGLEPGVEYEVGLDRESLEGMWWAGVEKGEVLVEERTGKGRYMQDYGGGDGVEWVVEVGVVKVEE, from the exons atgtcttccccaaccaccactcccccctcccctcccccaaaagtCCACATTAAAATCACCCTCACGCCCCCAACCcactccttcaccacctgcTCCCTAACCCCCCTCCTAACCTTCACCAtaacctccaccgcccctcaccccatcaccctcttcaccttcaaccaccccttatccctcccctccgccctcaCCAACCGCACAATCACAATCcacgccctcccctcccgccaAAAAGTCGAAACCTGCTCCCTCCGCGTCAACCGCCCCGCGATCACGCGCATCAGGGGCGATGCAGACGAGGCATTCTACCTGACTCTGTACCCCGACACACCGGTTGAGTTGTCAACCCCTtttgggagaggtggtggtgtgaatAAGGTGCGGCCTGTACCCAAGGCTGTGGCGGAGAaagggtgggaggtggatgatgaggggagggagaggaaggtgaggaggtcggTGCAGCCTAcgggggtggatgggttggagCCGGGGGTAGAGTATGAGGTTGGGTTAGATAGGGAGAGTTTGGAGGGGATGTGGTGGGCTGGcgtggaaaagggggaggttttggttgaggagaggacggggaaggggaggtatATGCAGGATTATGGTGG gggggatggggttgagtgggttgttgaggtgggggtggtcaaggttgaggagtAG
- a CDS encoding hypothetical protein (EggNog:ENOG503P9DD) → MHPLRALLLTSSLALAHPSVLPITPKQGLKVISKRAEPDTGEDFPEDETPLPNRLNKVETAFRDAIELTSVVLSVIETDKTIYQHYFSPDDREEITRIFRDLNNNGEGHEMLGNFLVQTTDLDNACGDRGLAYSGDYNTDRPFIVICPRAFNKKAINDLEGKDRGDEDARAFYAGCAEDGGDIGDHVSFHFNTLGMTLLHEYLHYDLIIGASFGSIVDDPDGQPGYGPVAIYDRLPKELARVNADSYAYYAAEVYWSLICQKEFQAPREGFDDADPDCGDQACET, encoded by the exons ATGCATCCCCTCCGAGCCCTCCTGCTCACCTCGAGTCTGGCTCTCGCCCACCCCAGCGTCCTACCAATCACCCCCAAACAAGGCCTCAAAGTCATCTCCAAACGAGCAGAGCCCGACACCGGCGAGGACTTCCCCGAAGAcgaaacccccctccccaaccgtCTCAACAAAGTCGAAACCGCCTTCCGCGACGCCATCGAGCTCACCTCCGTCGTCCTCTCCGTCATTGAAACCGACAAGACCATCTATCAGCACTACTTCTCCCCAGATGATCGCGAAGAAATCACCCGCATCTTCCGCGACTTGAACAACAACGGCGAGGGCCATGAAATGCTAGGAAATTTCCTCGTGCAGACTACTGATCTTGACAATGCTTGTGGCGACCGTGGACTGGCATACTCGGGTGACTATAATACTGATCGCCCTTTCATCGTGATCTGTCCTCGGGCGTTTAACAAGAAGGCGATTAATGACTTGGAAGGGAAAGACCGTGGAGATGAGGACGCGAGGGCCTTTTATGCGGGTTGtgcggaggatgggggggataTTGGGGATCACGTCAGCTTT CACTTCAACACTCTTGGCATGACGCTCTTGCATGAGTACCTGCACTATGACCTGATCATCGGGGCTTCCTTTGGGTCTATTGTTGACGACCCTGATGGACAGCCAGGTTATGGGCCTGTTGCTATTTATGATCGGTTGCCTAAGGAGTTGGCGAGGGTGAATGCTGATAGCTATGCTTATTACGCAGCG GAGGTGTACTGGTCTTTGATCTGCCAGAAGGAGTTCCAGGCCCCGCGTGAGGGTTTTGATGATGCCGACCCTGATTGCGGTGACCAAGCCTGCGAGACTTGA
- a CDS encoding hypothetical protein (EggNog:ENOG503NYS9; COG:E), which yields MRRIVRGHNQYMLKRYPFTTTTHHHHQLKTQPNKTQFTMANRANVSGAKSSTLSTLSTEDQFYTDIASKNVEPLWTVLNKMVPPKPNPSSVVTAWPYEDLRPVLMQSGIVVSAEEAERRVLMLVNPARQAPYTTDTIYAGLQLILPGETAPAHRHVAFALRFIVEGSRGFTAVEGQKLMMERGDVILTPSWHWHDHGSEGDGPMVWLDGLDLPVYRFLPVNFAENYEEARYPSELSDNSNWKLPWAPVQAVLDENKETETYARYDYKSGEHGKHLSKTISGQAERINAGATTKKVRETVSFVYHVYEGEGYSTIVSPEGKEEKLQWKGKDTFAVPAWSIISHTCTQECGSAYLFAVNDRPMVESLGLYKRQELK from the coding sequence ATGAGGAGAATAGTGCGAGGCCATAATCAATATATGTTGAAGCGATATCCATTCACGACGAcaacccaccatcatcaccaactcaaGACACAACCAAACAAGACCCAATTTACAATGGCAAACCGCGCCAATGTTTCCGGAGCCAAGAGCTCAACCCTCTCAACACTCTCAACAGAAGACCAGTTCTACACCGACATCGCCTCCAAGAATGTCGAGCCCCTCTGGACCGTCCTCAACAAGATGGTTCCACCGAAGCCAAACCCAAGCTCGGTGGTCACCGCCTGGCCCTACGAAGACCTCCGACCCGTGCTCATGCAAAGCGGGATTGTCGTTTCAGCAGAGGAGGCAGAGCGTCGTGTGCTCATGCTGGTAAACCCTGCCAGGCAGGCACCCTACACCACCGACACCATCTACGCCGGTCTTCAGCTCATCTTGCCAGGAGAAACCGCCCCTGCTCACAGGCACGTGGCCTTTGCCCTGAGGTTCATCGTCGAGGGATCTCGCGGTTTTACcgcggtggaggggcagaAGCTGATGATGGAGCGTGGAGATGTCATTCTCACCCCGTCTTGGCACTGGCATGACCACGGCAGTGAAGGTGATGGGCCGATGGTGTGGTTGGACGGGCTGGACTTGCCCGTGTACCGCTTCCTCCCTGTGAACTTTGCCGAGAACTACGAGGAGGCTAGATATCCCAGTGAGCTGTCCGACAACAGCAACTGGAAGCTCCCCTGGGCTCCGGTGCAAGCTGTGTTGGATGAGAATAAGGAGACGGAAACTTATGCGCGGTATGACTACAAGTCCGGGGAGCATGGGAAGCACCTGTCCAAGACTATTTCTGGGCAGGCGGAGAGAATCAACGCCggggccaccaccaagaaggtgagggagacggtGTCATTTGTGTATCATGTGTATGAAGGAGAGGGGTACTCGACTATTGTCTCGCCagagggaaaggaggagaagcttcAGTGGAAGGGCAAGGACACTTTTGCTGTTCCGGCGTGGAGCATAATCTCTCATACTTGCACGCAAGAGTGCGGGAGTGCGTATCTGTTTGCTGTTAATGACAGACCGATGGTTGAGTCTTTGGGATTGTACAAGAGACAAGAGCTGAAGTAG
- a CDS encoding hypothetical protein (EggNog:ENOG503PD2M), translating to MDEETLLRKRPSEVSIEVLDPEHYHALVKAIRNILSTELAELSIAQLIDGLPLMISVFESRGCLVGKGHPLLEHETLCDGALQQAKQLRDGFEPAVLSFSSKIMQAYQSSEIGSREFKMRLVELTAVSIHNIAVALFAHHPKLHSQEDIDATVSWVLPPRWIEHDGLKPRWEKDIEPHPTFFYHINYLDYDRYTHGLADVAGYWAEDRIFGGVVLFDRGESAYECNDIYLHSGRVKAPSRIWKLLDSQFEGLVDFLMSADISTQEPPISLPILATRENLHRHDAWDAIALHNIYRDPWERKFPQTKPKEWRDVRSIGDHPELQGAFDAITSYKPEKPVKVKLTYDERGLPVVTKCSRDLEASEDELSQASSSGKRRRIGADNSGETPPQKPPPPRLGSPPPLDSPPPLSSPPRLDSPEAVELPSSPGRSGASKPEQ from the exons ATGGATGAAGAAAcgttgttgaggaagaggcctTCCGAGGTCTCCATCGAAGTCCTTGATCCTGAACACTACCACGCACTCGTCAAAGCGATTCGAAACATTCTTTCAACAGAGCTGGCAGAGCTGAGCATAGCACAGCTTATTGATGGCCTTCCATTGATGATCTCGGTTTTCGAGAGCCGCGGGTGTCTTGTCGGGAAAGGCCATCCATTACTGGAACACGAGACCCTTTGCGATGGCGCTCTGCAGCAGGCAAAGCAATTGCGCGACGGATTCGAACCGGCtgttctttccttttcttccaaG ATCATGCAAGCATATCAAAGCTCAGAAATCGGGTCTCGAGAATTCAAGATGCGACTGGTGGAACTGACTGCCGTTTCCATCCACAACATAGCGGTGGCTCTATTTGCACATCATCCCAAGCTGCACAGTCAGGAGGACATCGACGCCACTGTGTCCTGGGTCCTTCCGCCTCGGTGGATAGAGCACGATGGCCTCAAACCGCGCTGGGAAAAAGACATTGAACCCCACCCGACGTTCTTTTACCATATAAATTATCTTGATTACGACCGCTACACCCACGGCCTTGCTGATGTAGCTGGATACTGGGCAGAGGATCGCATATTTGGTGGTGTCGTTCTGTTTGACAGAGGCGAATCCGCATACGAG TGCAACGATATATACCTTCATTCCGGAAGAGTCAAAGCACCCTCTCGTATTTGGAAGCTCCTTGACTCTCAGTTCGAGGGCTTAGTTGACTTCCTCATGTCCGCTGATATTAGCACACAAGAACCACCCATATCTCTTCCCATTCTCGCCACCAGAGAAAATCTCCATCGCCACGACGCCTGGGATGCGATTGCTCTGCACAACATTTACAGAGACCCCTGGGAACGCAAGTTCCCTCAAACAAAACCCAAAGAGTGGAGGGACGTACGGTCAATAGGAGATCACCCAGAGCTGCAGGGCGCTTTCGATGCAATCACCAGCTACAAGCCGGAGAAACCGGTGAAAGTCAAACTGACATATGACGAGAGGGGATTGCCGGTTGTAACGAAGTGTTCTAGGGACTTGGAGGCCTCAGAAGACGAGCTGTCGCAGGCATCATCCAGCGGCAAGCGCAGGAGGATTGGAGCGGACAACTCGGGAGAAACACCACCGCAgaagcccccccccccacgCCTGGGCTCTCCACCTCCGTTGGACTCCCCGCCACCTCTCAGTTCGCCTCCTCGACTCGATTCACCAGAGGCCGTAGAGTTGCCGTCTTCGCCTGGTCGGAGTGGTGCAAGCAAACCGGAGCAGTAG
- a CDS encoding hypothetical protein (COG:S; EggNog:ENOG503NYXU), whose translation MVGGIKSLIICASAALAACTPTPPTPIVRKEWRTLTTSEKAEYINAVKCILAKPALTPEGSPPTGHGVISRYDNLVYTHIQQTMQVHYVGHFLAWHRLFTATYEKMLRNECGYTGAQPYWDWTLDAADITASPIFDPVTGFGGNGPWVPSDPTSWMPPVPGRTGGGCVVDGPFAGINDLVHLGPESSLVYNPQCLKRDLAPSFASMYLGMNQTQLTLSQPDFGWFNAVVEGSPSFDASGVHGGGHFGVGGTFGQMGDLYTSPADPIFHLHHANLDRLWWSWQSLNLPARLSDISGPSIIMDPTSPNVTLAHPLSVGVSGVDTTVGDVMKIDACGTGGSMCYTYDSLYTLL comes from the exons ATGGTTGGCGGCATCAAGAGCCTCATCATTTGTGCCTCTGCTGCTTTGGCCGCATGcacacccactcctcccacgCCCATCGTCCGCAAGGAATG GCGTACTCTCACCACTTCCGAGAAGGCAGAGTACATCAATGCCGTCAAATGCATACTCGCCAAACCAGCCCTCACCCCAGAAGGTTCACCCCCAACCGGTCACGGTGTCATCAGCCGCTACGATAACCTAGTCTACACCCACATCCAGCAAACCATGCAGGTCCACTACGTCGGCCACTTCCTCGCCTGGCACAGACTCTTCACAGCCACATACGAGAAGATGCTCCGCAACGAGTGCGGCTACACCGGCGCCCAACCATACTGGGACTGGACCCTCGACGCAGCCGACATCACCGCCTCGCCCATCTTCGACCCCGTGACAGGGTTCGGGGGCAACGGCCCATGGGTTCCTAGTGACCCCACCTCATGGATGCCACCTGTCCCAGGACGCACCGGAGGAGGCTGTGTGGTGGATGGTCCCTTTGCGGGGATCAACGACCTGGTCCACTTGGGCCCTGAGAGCTCTCTAGTGTATAACCCGCAGTGCTTGAAGAGAGATCTTGCTCCTTCGTTTGCGTCGATGTACCTGGGGATGAACCAGACACAGCTCACACTGAGCCAGCCCGACTTTGGGTGGTTCAACGCCGTTGTAGAAGGGTCCCCCAGCTTTGATGCTTCAGGTGTGCACGGTGGTGGGCATTTCGGCGTTGGTGGAACGTTTG GTCAAATGGGTGACTTGTACACCTCGCCAGCTGATCCAATTTTCCACCTGCATCACGCAAATCTGGACAGACTGTGGTGGTCGTGGCAGAGCTTGAACCTGCCGGCAAGACTGAGTGATATCTCGGGGCCGTCTATCATCATGgaccccacctcccccaacgtTACCTTGGCTCATCCGTTGTCAGTGGGTGTCAGCGGAGTTGATACCACCGTTGGGGACGTCATGAAGATCGATGCTTGTGGGACGGGCGGCAGCATGTGCTACACATACGACTCTCTTTACACCCTGCTATGA
- a CDS encoding hypothetical protein (COG:S; EggNog:ENOG503P6QN) — translation MRVMSTKTQKRSVKFTVQGTPDAIFICYCSHCKKNAGAPGQIASLKSPSDFQDLILTISQSAKFKCENVHVLEGSEHINTWILKDNLSGCEKHKKFCSRCGCTLWTIPMKHSGSHWIVRTALLENGFDKFPYKAEFFASRKMPVAAAVVKSFDTMPGA, via the exons ATGAGGGTGATGTCCACCAAGACACAGAAGAGAA GCGTCAAATTCACCGTCCAGGGAACCCCTGACGCCATCTTTATCTGCTACTGCTCACACTGCAAGAAGAATGCCGGTGCTCCAGGGCAAATCGCAAGTTTGAAATCCCCCAGTGACTTTCAAGATCTCATACTAACGATCTCTCAGTCAGCCAAGTTCAAGTGCGAAAATGTGCACGTCTTGGAAGGAAGCGAGCATATCAATACATGGATTCTGAAAGACAACCTCAGTGGCTGTGAGAAACACAAGAAGTTCTGTTCTCGGTGCGGTTGCACATTGTGGACAATTCCTATGAAGCACTCTGGTAGCCATTGGATCGTTCGGACAGCTCTGCTGGAGAATGG GTTCGACAAGTTCCCGTACAAGGCCGAGTTCTTCGCCTCCAGAAAGATGCCAGTTGCGGCAGCTGTGGTCAAGTCGTTCGACACAATGCCAGGTGCTTAA
- the ZTA1 gene encoding NADPH:quinone reductase (EggNog:ENOG503NV2G; COG:C), with the protein MSIPATQRAVVVEEIGGPEVLQFKSDWAVPQPTEGQVLVKNEISGINYIDTYFRTGLYPSPKPGVLGREAAGTVVALGPKTEEFNLKVGDRVIWLANAGYAEYSAVPAAKTLKLPDTVSYEDATASFMSGLTVLALARETYTVQPGDWVLLHAAAGGAGFLMTQLLKHVGAKVIGTAGGLEKVELVKSLGADHVIDYRSEEGKDWVKTVMDITGGRGVDVVYDSVGKDTWEGSLAVVKRKGTIVWFGNSSGPIPPLPLNRLAPKCVKIARPTLFGYIATREEFEGYANELFSLLASGALKVKIHGLYSLSDAKQAHIDLEGRKTTGKILIKVSE; encoded by the exons ATGTCTATCCCAGCAACTCAGAGAgccgtggtggttgaggagatTGGTGGCCCCGAGGTTCTCCAGTTCAAGTCCGACTGGGCTGTCCCACAGCCGACCGAAGGCCAGGTCCTCGTGAAGAACGAGATTTCCGGCATCAACTATATCGACACATACTTCCGCACCGGTCTCTacccatcaccaaagccCGGGGTCCTAGGCAGAGAAGCAGCCGGCACAGTTGTGGCACTCGGGCCGAAGACGGAGGAGTTCAACCTCAAGGTCGGCGACAGAGTCATTTGGCTCGCCAATGCTGGTTATGCTGAGTACTCTGCGGTCCCAGCAGCCAAGACCCTCAAGCTGCCAGATACCGTGTCTTACGAAGATGCCACTGCCAGCTTCATGAGTGGTCTGACAGTGCTGGCTCTCGCCAGGGAGACCTACACAGTCCAGCCTGGTGACTGGGTTTTGCTTCATGCGGCGGCAGGCGGTGCTGGGTTTTTGATGACGCAACTGCTCAAGCACGTCGGTGCCAAGGTCATTGGTACAGCTGGTGGCCTAGAGAAGGTTGAATTGGTCAAGAGCCTCGGTGCGGACCATGTCATTGACTACAGGagcgaggagggcaaggacTGGGTCAAGACAGTGATGGACATTACTGGTGGGAGAGGCGTCGATGTGGTCTATGACTCTGTTGGAAAGGACACATGGGAGGGCAGTTTAGCCGTTGTCAAGAGGAAAGGGACCATAGTTTGGTTCGGCAACTCTAGTGgtcccatcccaccattgCCTTTGAA CCGCCTTGCACCAAAGTGTGTCAAGATTGCCAGACCAACTCTGTTTGGCTACATTGCCACCCGTGAAGAGTTCGAGGGCTATGCCAATGAGCTCTTCAGTCTTCTCGCATCTGGCGCACTCAAGGTCAAGATTCATGGCCTGTATTCCCTCTCTGATGCCAAGCAGGCACACATT GACttggaaggaaggaagacGACTGGCAAGATTTTGATCAAGGTTTCTGAATGA
- a CDS encoding hypothetical protein (EggNog:ENOG503NWDW; COG:Q) yields MCYRKRGNSNQQTMTTKVIIQDMSSILRRSFTAISSLSRQFSSSFSTRTMSSFGRLIRFRDAAGNSRFGEPKISSLSEFDEAVAKGTLEATVFEGSSPFNVTPTSEAVKVQEVLPLLTVEDVPIVKCVGLNYIKHIQEGGRKPPPYPSIFIKPRASIAGYKEDIPIPKLAQDDQLDYEGELTIVIGKTGKNIPKEKALEHIAGFVVANDVSARKWQRDPAFAGGVPQWCFSKGFDKFAPVGPLLVSPKIVGNAGNLQLQTIVNGEVRQDTNTNDLLFSTEEIVAFISQGTTLEAGTIILTGTPAGVAMGMKEPKWLKNGDVIEVKIEELGSVKNKMVFE; encoded by the exons ATGTGTTATCGGAAAAGGGGCAACTCAAATCAACAAACAATGACAACAAAAGTCATCATCCAAGACATGTCATCAATATTGCGTCGCTCATTCACTGCCATTTCATCGTTGTCCAGACAGTTTTCGTCATCATTCTCCACACGTACCATGTCGTCGTTTGGCCGTCTCATTCGCTTCCGCGATGCTGCAGGCAACTCTCGCTTTGGCGAGCCCAAGATCTCATCGCTGTCCGAGTTCGATGAGGCTGTAGCAAAGGGCACTCTGGAGGCCACCGTTTTCGAGGGCAGCAGCCCCTTCAACGTCACACCAACATCTGAGGCGGTCAAGGTGCAGGAAGTTCTTCCCCTGTTGACTGTTGAGGATGTGCCAATTGTGAAGTGCGTCGGACTCAACTACATCAAGCACA TTCAGGAAGGTGGCCGCAAGCCTCCTCCATACCCTTCCATTTTCATCAAGCCACGCGCTTCCATCGCAGGCTACAAGGAGGAtatccccatcccaaaacTTGCCCAAGATGACCAGCTCGACTACGAGGGTGAGCTGACCATCGTCATCGGCAAGACTGGCAAGAACATCCCCAAAGAGAAGGCTCTTGAGCACATTGCTGGTTTCGTCGTTGCCAACGATGTTTCTGCTAGAAAATGGCAGCGTGACCCCGCCTTCGCTGGCGGTGTCCCACAGTGGTGCTTCAGCAAGGGCTTCGACAAGTTCGCCCCCGTCGGCCCTCTGCTTGTCTCCCCCAAGATTGTTGGCAACGCCGGCAACCTCCAGCTTCAGACCATTGTCAACGGCGAGGTACGACaagacaccaacaccaacgatCTCCTTTTCAGCACTGAGGAGATTGTTGCTTTCATCAGCCAGGGTACCACTCTCGAGGCTGGCACCATCATCTTGACGGGCACACCTGCGGGTGTTGCCATGGGTATGAAGGAGCCAAAGTGGCTTAAGAATGGCGATGTTATTGAGGTCAAGATTGAGGAGTTGGGCAGTGTCAAAAACAAGATGGTCTTTGAGTAG
- a CDS encoding hypothetical protein (COG:S; EggNog:ENOG503P591): MEETPSDFFLLFSSPLITGCNVSTSPYTSRSDSTMSSNHPEQTFPHLHNAVIGNLNNILEPRPYFKRGSREILSNFTKKYSTFVMANFTCGNSQCSKAGWRSGKVTILIRGYENNGYHATIFNQRCERCKKFGSLELDESAYIDRVCYRLKKWAGISLEMRSSRGRKGTPPHKKHLCEGCRKGFCEG; this comes from the coding sequence ATGGAGGAGACGCCATCAGATTTCTTTCTTCTGTTTTCATCTCCACTGATCACTGGATGCAACGTCTCTACCAGTCCATACACCTCCCGTTCCGACTCGACCATGAGCTCCAACCACCCCGAGCAGACATTCCCCCACCTTCACAATGCTGTCATTGGCAACTTAAACAACATTCTCGAGCCAAGACCTTACTTCAAACGAGGGAGCCGTGAAATCCTCAGCAATTTTACCAAAAAATACTCCACCTTTGTGATGGCCAACTTCACCTGTGGAAATTCTCAATGTTCCAAGGCTGGCTGGAGGAGCGGAAAGGTCACCATTCTGATCCGGGGCTACGAAAACAACGGATATCATGCCACTATTTTCAACCAGCGATGCGAACGATGCAAGAAATTTGGCAGTTTGGAGTTGGATGAGTCTGCCTACATTGACCGAGTCTGTTATCGACTGAAAAAATGGGCAGGGATCAGCTTGGAAATGCGAAGCTCAAGGGGCCGAAAAGGAACGCCGCCTCACAAGAAACACCTATGTGAAGGGTGCAGAAAAGGGTTTTGTGAAGGCTGA
- a CDS encoding hypothetical protein (EggNog:ENOG503NX8Q; COG:S), whose protein sequence is MDRGANWEHGALTAANPGETHVLSTTIGDTAPDYKSVIVPYLRERVPEFRRLDRLRQQGWENPAGDRFFQAQRSNADNIDDQQSSKFHFGLMQRIAAELHNATDGCFTTVTKPGAILDVCAAPGGFLAAAMALNDPDLRVRACTLPFSQGGYKVLLPHENNDALDINYCDVTMLAEDFGVKIEEIPASHPDHNKFMPRQFTIDEQYDIAICDGHVLRTQERASYREKRESIRLQNGSFVLALEHLRPGGTFIALLHKIEMWRIACLLQTMSRFSDVRVYKPKCGHAKRSSFYMIAKDVQSHSSEAKEAIKTWKNIWYVATFGTD, encoded by the exons ATGGACAGAGGAGCAAACTGGGAACATGGCGCCTTGACCGCAGCTAATCCTGGAGAAACACACGTCCTTTCAACCACCATAGGGGACACTGCCCCGGACTACAAGAGCGTCATTGTCCCGTACCTACGAGAGAGAGTCCCAGAGTTCCGAAGGCTTGATCGTCTTCGCCAGCAG GGTTGGGAGAACCCAGCCGGGGACAGATTCTTCCAGGCCCAACGCTCCAATGCCGACAACATCGACGACCAACAGTCCTCTAAGTTTCACTTTGGCCTCATGCAGAGAATCGCCGCCGAGCTTCACAATGCCACAGATGGTTGCTTCACTACAGTTACCAAGCCTGGTGCGATTCTGGATGTCTGTGCCGCACCAGGTGGCTTTCTTGCCGCTGCCATGGCCCTAAACGACCCCGACCTTCGAGTACGAGCTTGTACCCTTCCCTTCTCGCAGGGCGGTTACAAGGTTTTGTTGCCTCACGAGAATAACGATGCCCTCGACATCAACTACTGTGACGTCACAATGCTAGCAGAAGATTTCGGCGTGAAGATTGAAGAGATTCCCGCTTCGCACCCCGATCACAACAAGTTCATGCCTCGCCAGTTCACCATCGACGAGCAATACGATATCGCAATCTGTGACGGGCACGTCCTCCGCACCCAAGAGAGAGCAAGCTACCGAGAGAAGCGGGAGTCAATCAGGCTGCAAAACGGTTCTTTTGTGTTGGCCTTGGAGCATTTGCGTCCAGGGGGAACATTCATCGCATTGTTACACAAGATCGAGATGTGGAGGATCGCCTGCTTGTTGCAAACAATGTCCAGGTTCTCTGACGTTCGTGTGTACAAGCCAAAGTGTGGCCACGCGAAAAGGTCTTCGTTTTACATGATTGCAAAAGATGTTCAAAGTCACTCGAGCGAAGCCAAGGAGGCAATCAAGACGTGGAAGAATATCTGGTATGTGGCTACTTTTGGAACCGATTAA
- a CDS encoding hypothetical protein (COG:S; EggNog:ENOG503NZ9J): MPSAIPQNESALYEEPKPWDPDHLRTRFVQALSEMYRTEVPLYGKLVDVVNQVDTTTLQSRGQSLNDLPSRFQLERHGAIRLGTQQEMRMISRLFAVMGMFPVGYYDLKMVGFPLHGTAFRPQTEESLRKNPFRVFTTVLRPDLISSPKVREMATSILSTRQLFSSRLIELIDQAETSALANLTAQDANNLITESLKIFK, from the exons ATGCCTTCAGCTATCCCACAGAACGAATCTGCCCTCTACGAGGAGCCAAAGCC ATGGGATCCAGATCACCTCCGGACTCGCTTCGTGCAGGCCCTCTCAGAGATGTACAGAACCGAAGTACCCCTCTACGGCAAGCTCGTAGACGTCGTCAACCAAGTCgataccaccaccctccagtCCCGCGGCCAAAGCCTCAAcgacctcccctcccgcttCCAGCTTGAGCGCCATGGCGCCATTAGACTGGGCACCCAGCAAGAAATGCGCATGATCAGCCGCCTCTTCGCCGTCATGGGCATGTTCCCCGTCGGCTACTACGACCTCAAAATGGTCGGTTTTCCCCTCCACGGCACGGCTTTCCGGCCCCAGACCGAAGAATCCCTCCGAAAGAACCCCTTCCGAGTCTTCACCACCGTCCTCCGACCAgacctcatctcctccccgaAAGTCCGGGAGATGGccacctccatcctctccaccagacagctcttctcctccaggcTTATCGAGCTGATCGACCAAGCGGAGACCTCTGCTCTAGCCAACCTCACGGCCCAAGACGCCAACAACCTGATTACCGAATCTCTCAAGATCTTCAAATGA